A single region of the Kwoniella botswanensis chromosome 1, complete sequence genome encodes:
- a CDS encoding dihydropyrimidinase, translating into MTNPFLFDLVIKNGIVVTAAEQVACDIGVKDGVVVCLGKDLPYTSDCEVIDAEGGFVTPGGVDSHVHIGQSASGAKSADNWTTGTRGAISGGTTTVIAFAVQAKGKQVMPAIEAYYELSKDKTYTDYSFHAIISDPTEDVVKTEIPKMIDFGVTSVKIYMTYPLLKLNDRQVLDILCAARRTGVTTMVHAENADIIDWMTENLIERGMVEPWHHGTSRPPLVETEATNRAICLSEVVDAPMLIVHVSSREATAHIRKAQTRGLPIYSETCPHYALLTAEKMQAPGFEGAKCVCAPPLRSDPKEREVIWEGLANGTFTVFSSDHAPTNYYDAQGKQLGLKDPVKNPRGHFKHIPNGLPGVCTRTPLLWSEGVLKGRISPQKFVELNSTNAAKLYGLYPKKGTIAPGSDADFVIWRSESARKPVTIKQTDLHHGADYIPYEGMEILDWPKTVILRGKVSYDGETNTVLNQVGDGQYLKRGFSALPGPRGHSAAWINGFNPHE; encoded by the exons ATGACCAACCCATTCCTTTTCGACCTTGTTATCAAGAACGGTATTGTAGTGACTGCTGCT GAGCAAGTCGCTTGTGACATTGGTGTGAAAGATGGAGTAGTAGTGTGTTTAGGAAAAGATTTGCCTTATACCTCTGACTGCGAGGTCATCGATGCGGAAGGAGGATTTGTGACT CCTGGCGGAGTGGACTCCCATGTACACATCGGCCAGTCCGCCTCAGGAGccaagtcagctgataacTGGACAACCGGAACCCGCGGAGCTATCTCTGGAGGAACTACAACGGTGATTGCGTTTGCAGTTCAGGCTAAAGGGAAACAGGTCATGCCTGCCATAGAAGCATATTACGAGCTATCCAAAGACAAGACATACACGGATTACAGTTTTCACGCTATCATCAGTGACCCAACGGAAGATGTGGTGAAGACGGAAATACCCAAGATGATTGATTTCGGTGTTACTAGTGTAAAG ATTTACATGACATACCCTTTGCTCAAGCTGAACGACCGACAAGTACTCGACATCCTCTGTGCAGCTCGACGAACAGGTGTGACAACGATGGTCCACGCTGAAAATGCAGATATAATCGACTGGATGACTGAGAATCTCATCGAACGCGGGATGGTCGAACCTTGGCATCATGGTACATCACGTCCACCACTGGTAGAAACGGAAGCGACCAACCGAGCTATCTGCTTATCTGAGGTGGTCGACGCTCCCATGCTCATCGTTCACGTATCTTCGAGAGAAGCTACTGCTCATATCCGAAAGGCTCAGACTCGAGGCTTACCGATCTACTCTGAAACTTGTCCCCATTATGCTCTTCTGACCGCTGAGAAGATGCAGGCGCCAGGCTTTGAGGG CGCCAAATGTGTTTGCGCTCCTCCTTTACGTTCAGATCCAAAAGAACGAGAAGTCATTTGGGAAGGTCTGGCGAATGGTACATTTACGGTATTTTCCTCGGACCACGCCCCAACCAACTACTACGACGCTCAGGGTAAACAGCTCGGACTGAAAGATCCTGTCAAAAATCCCAGAGGTCATTTCAAACACATCCCGAATGGGTTACCTGGTGTATGTACCCGAACACCCTTACTGTGGTCTGAAGGAGTCTTGAAAGGCAGGATATCCCCTCAAAAATTCGTCGAATTGAACTCGACTAACGCAGCCAAAttgtatg GACTGTATCCCAAGAAAGGAACTATCGCACCTGGCTCAGATGCTGATTTTGTCATCTGGCGATCTGAATCGGCGAGAAAGCCCGTGACCATCAAGCAGACAGATTTACATCATGGCGCCGATTACATCCCTTATGAGGGGATGGAGATACTCGACTGGCCCAAAACGGTCATACTCAGAGGTAAAGTTTCATATGACGGGGAAACGAACACGGTGTTGAATCAAGTGGGAGATGGACAATATCTGAAGAGAGGTTTTAGTGCCCTTCC GGGTCCTCGAGGTCATTCCGCCGCTTGGATCAATGGATTTAACCCACATGAGTAG
- a CDS encoding mitochondrial import inner membrane translocase subunit TIM9: protein MDFSQFNGAEQAHMTKVIEKKQMQDFMKLYSGLVERCFNACAQDFTSKALTTNESTCVQNCTDKFLKHSERVGARFAEHNAEQMQGK from the exons ATGGATTTCTCACAATTCAACGGTGCCGAACAAGCTCATATGACAAAGGTCATTGAGAAgaagcag ATGCAAGATTTCATGAAACTCTATTCGGGATTGGTAGAAAGGTGCTTTAACGCTTGTGCTCAGGATTTCACTTCAAAGGCATTGACTACGAACGAG TCAACATGCGTTCAAAATTGTACAGATAAATTCTTGAAACATTCCGAACGGGTTGGTGCAAGGTTTGCTGAACATAATGCTG AACAAATGCAAGGTAAATAA